Proteins encoded within one genomic window of Empedobacter falsenii:
- a CDS encoding GNAT family N-acetyltransferase has product MEDELIYFRELLDTDVARLFEIYSNAEAMKYRETAPMKTIEDSYKMLERNKEKKNSGYEFRFAVIEKSSETLIGTVMFQPVHDKAIIGYSIDEQFWNKGYATRIINLISKELKSKKYMLIEAWVKKENIASSKALLKNNFQQISQTVYPKNHLFQLRFTYS; this is encoded by the coding sequence ATGGAAGACGAATTAATTTATTTCAGAGAACTTTTGGATACTGATGTTGCGCGACTTTTCGAAATTTATTCGAATGCAGAAGCCATGAAATATCGCGAAACCGCACCAATGAAAACGATCGAAGATTCGTACAAAATGCTGGAAAGAAATAAAGAAAAAAAGAATTCTGGATATGAATTTCGTTTTGCTGTTATCGAAAAATCTTCTGAAACCTTGATTGGTACTGTGATGTTTCAACCTGTGCACGACAAAGCTATAATTGGCTATTCCATTGATGAACAATTTTGGAACAAAGGTTATGCAACACGAATTATCAATCTGATTTCGAAAGAATTGAAATCGAAAAAATATATGCTGATTGAAGCTTGGGTAAAAAAAGAAAATATCGCTTCGTCTAAAGCTTTATTAAAAAATAATTTTCAACAGATTTCGCAAACAGTTTATCCAAAAAATCATCTTTTTCAATTAAGATTTACCTATTCTTAA
- a CDS encoding sulfite exporter TauE/SafE family protein, with the protein MIFTIFLLFIGAILAFWISAICGGGASLILIPILNLIIPTSLVPFSLTIGTFTSSASRIAAFRKSVHWKIFFWFVPFSIPAVLMGAYLIKFINPIYLQIIVAVLLISNVPQLFLNKKQQDNEEKPSSKYILAIVGFLAGFVSGITGAIGLLFNRFYLKYGLTKEEIIATRAANEIILHIIKLIIYIVLGLYSKNALLLGLTIAVASIISSYTVKYILPYFSDFIFRKVGYAAMVISGITLFYTSSQKIIQEDKVQLTTTSKGDENETTLKWRNSDFVMEYSLDGEFEIERPIQPNELPEKLLKKYNEILPNYDKIHLEKVFKIGEDSYEFYCYKGNKLTKFELKE; encoded by the coding sequence ATGATTTTTACTATTTTTCTCCTATTTATTGGAGCAATTTTAGCATTTTGGATAAGTGCAATTTGTGGCGGTGGCGCAAGTTTAATCTTAATTCCAATCCTCAATCTTATTATTCCAACTTCGTTAGTTCCTTTTTCATTAACAATCGGAACATTTACAAGTTCTGCCTCTCGAATAGCGGCTTTCAGAAAATCTGTACATTGGAAAATCTTCTTTTGGTTTGTGCCATTTTCAATTCCAGCAGTTTTAATGGGTGCTTATTTAATCAAATTTATCAACCCAATTTATTTGCAAATTATTGTAGCTGTATTATTGATTTCAAATGTTCCACAATTATTTCTAAACAAGAAACAACAAGATAATGAAGAAAAACCTTCGTCAAAATATATTTTAGCTATTGTTGGTTTTTTAGCTGGATTCGTTTCTGGAATAACAGGTGCAATTGGTTTATTATTCAATAGATTTTATTTAAAATATGGATTAACAAAAGAAGAAATTATTGCAACACGAGCTGCCAACGAAATTATACTTCATATCATAAAATTAATCATTTATATTGTTCTTGGTTTATATTCAAAAAACGCTTTATTACTTGGATTGACGATTGCAGTTGCCTCAATTATTTCTTCTTATACGGTCAAATATATTTTACCTTATTTTAGCGATTTTATTTTCAGAAAAGTTGGCTATGCGGCAATGGTTATTTCTGGAATTACACTTTTTTATACAAGTTCTCAAAAAATCATTCAAGAAGATAAAGTTCAACTTACAACAACAAGTAAAGGTGACGAAAATGAAACAACTTTGAAATGGCGAAACAGTGATTTTGTGATGGAATATTCGTTAGATGGTGAATTTGAGATTGAACGTCCAATTCAACCGAATGAATTACCTGAAAAATTATTGAAAAAATACAATGAAATTTTACCTAATTACGATAAAATCCATCTCGAAAAAGTATTCAAAATTGGAGAAGATAGTTATGAATTTTATTGTTACAAAGGCAATAAACTAACCAAATTTGAACTGAAAGAATAG
- a CDS encoding MFS transporter encodes MNTKDNPKLIRAWISYDWANSVHSLVIASAIFPVYYTLMTYDANDQPIKFLGLLPESAFNFSLAIAFFFVIVLSPVLSSIADLIGNKIKFLRFFCYLGSFSCIGMFFFTSSDLVWLALLLNITASIGFWGSLVFYNAYLPEIVSDEKMDKVSAQGYMFGYIGSVILLTICLAMIQFAPEEQQAMFTRISFLLTGIWWLGFGQIALSKLPNHKYDREIPKDIIKSSFRNLKHTFKDLNQYKNIRVFLAGFFFYSLAMQTIFLMAAMFGSSEIGMESSELIMTILLIQIEAVLGAWLFSFLSGKIGNKKTLLIGIFIWIITCIIGYLINKNDPNVKTQFYVMAAMVGLVMGGLQALSRSTYAKLLPETEDTTTYFSFYDVFEKFALFLGLVIYGLLIEYSGGMKASALAMGVSFAISFIILLFYKMEKK; translated from the coding sequence ATGAATACAAAAGATAATCCCAAACTAATACGAGCTTGGATTTCTTACGATTGGGCAAATTCTGTTCATTCTTTAGTTATTGCCTCTGCTATTTTTCCGGTTTATTATACTTTAATGACCTATGATGCGAACGATCAACCGATCAAATTTTTAGGATTATTACCAGAGTCCGCATTCAATTTTTCATTGGCAATTGCTTTCTTTTTTGTGATTGTTTTGTCTCCTGTTTTGTCTTCAATTGCAGATTTAATCGGAAATAAAATAAAATTTCTTCGCTTTTTTTGTTATTTAGGGTCGTTCTCATGTATCGGAATGTTTTTCTTCACATCGAGCGATTTAGTTTGGTTAGCTTTATTACTCAATATCACCGCAAGCATAGGTTTTTGGGGGAGTTTAGTTTTTTACAACGCCTATTTACCAGAAATTGTCTCAGACGAAAAAATGGACAAAGTTTCCGCTCAAGGTTATATGTTTGGTTATATTGGTTCTGTCATTTTATTGACGATTTGTTTAGCAATGATACAATTCGCCCCAGAAGAACAACAAGCTATGTTTACTCGAATAAGTTTCTTATTAACAGGAATTTGGTGGTTAGGATTTGGACAAATTGCATTAAGCAAATTACCAAATCACAAATATGATCGTGAAATTCCGAAAGATATTATCAAATCAAGTTTTAGAAATTTAAAACATACCTTCAAAGATCTGAATCAATACAAAAATATTCGTGTTTTTTTGGCTGGATTTTTCTTTTACAGTTTAGCAATGCAAACTATCTTTTTGATGGCGGCAATGTTTGGAAGTTCAGAAATAGGAATGGAATCTTCAGAATTGATTATGACCATTTTATTAATTCAAATTGAAGCTGTTTTAGGGGCATGGTTATTCTCTTTTCTATCAGGAAAAATAGGAAATAAGAAAACCTTATTAATCGGGATTTTTATCTGGATTATTACATGTATTATTGGTTATTTAATTAATAAAAATGATCCTAATGTAAAAACTCAATTTTACGTAATGGCTGCAATGGTTGGTCTTGTAATGGGAGGTTTGCAAGCTTTATCACGTTCTACATACGCCAAATTATTACCAGAAACAGAAGACACAACAACCTATTTTAGTTTTTATGATGTGTTCGAAAAATTTGCCTTATTTTTAGGTTTAGTTATTTATGGATTATTGATTGAATATTCTGGCGGAATGAAAGCTTCGGCTCTTGCAATGGGCGTTTCGTTTGCGATTAGTTTCATTATTTTATTGTTCTATAAAATGGAGAAGAAATAA
- a CDS encoding outer membrane beta-barrel family protein, whose translation MSKLYIPILLFASTSIFAQQQYKGSLQYTNQMPVSLADVIILKDDQIIDEISTDDKGTFTVDLVEGNYTFRIEEAGVLLHTQTILCGQNQDLGVIIIPKTENITLNETVVKSQKKLIEKKVDRLVFNADLAEGAKGGDALDLLKLAPRVKVDNDVVSIIGKSNLRVMVDDRLLEMSGDQLINYLKTLRADDIEKIEVITNPPAKYQAIGNSGILNIVLKSGKKDSWNGSLSSSLQHYNKPYWNNSASFNYRKNKWTLVSNIFGGFGEYDGIGQSDIYFTKTNEVWTEREKNSGKNRNIGGKLGLDYKISEKLTTGFTLDLYAGNRKGTGGTKTTINSLDKNELLSYILNDRNGSKGNTKYNTLNYHVIYKMDTIGKKLTFDFDWVNFNNNNTSVASNRFFDSNDLENTAEYQGNKSLSDQKANNYSLNIDMEHPVNTWKLNYGGRYSWTKNNSDNLFYNTSSGTPVYDEKLSNGFYYDENILAFYASIEKDISEKWSAKIGLRYENTDAKGFSPQENQHDTYKYDGLFPTAYLMYKPAENHSLSINVGRRIDRPFMGQLNPFRTIYSPYSFAEGNPKLKPSYSYNYELEYAYKDLAITTLYYRNSTDEINQIVVVNPTENTQNWIPYNYADSESFGISENLNFKLVKWWKVNGAIDLYYKKTKGIIPEYNYTLDGFNGEFRLTNNLELNKSKTLLFNHTTNYSTKTIDAMSRSRANWSTAFGLRALFLDKKFEVSFNVNNVFKDRAWQDQSFSNDTKFVYTGQSARYYRVGIRYNFGKSFTIEQSKSSSEKGRL comes from the coding sequence ATGTCTAAATTATACATACCAATTTTATTATTTGCCTCGACCTCGATTTTTGCGCAACAACAATATAAAGGAAGCTTGCAATATACGAATCAAATGCCTGTTAGTTTGGCTGATGTTATTATTTTAAAAGATGATCAAATTATTGATGAAATTTCAACTGATGATAAAGGAACTTTTACAGTTGATTTAGTAGAAGGAAATTATACGTTTCGAATAGAAGAAGCTGGTGTTTTGCTTCATACTCAAACAATTTTATGTGGACAAAATCAAGATTTAGGCGTTATTATTATTCCAAAAACTGAAAATATTACATTAAATGAAACAGTTGTAAAAAGTCAGAAAAAATTAATTGAAAAGAAAGTTGATCGACTTGTTTTTAATGCAGATTTAGCGGAAGGAGCAAAAGGTGGAGATGCGTTAGATTTGCTAAAATTGGCGCCTCGTGTGAAGGTTGATAATGATGTTGTTTCGATAATTGGTAAAAGTAATTTGCGTGTGATGGTGGACGATCGTTTGTTGGAAATGTCTGGTGATCAATTGATAAATTATTTAAAAACGCTTCGCGCAGATGATATCGAGAAAATAGAAGTAATTACAAATCCGCCCGCAAAATATCAAGCAATAGGAAATAGTGGAATTCTAAATATTGTATTAAAATCTGGTAAAAAAGACTCGTGGAATGGGAGTTTGTCATCGTCATTGCAACATTATAACAAACCATATTGGAACAATAGTGCATCGTTTAATTACCGAAAAAATAAATGGACATTAGTTTCGAATATTTTTGGTGGTTTTGGAGAATATGACGGAATTGGACAATCTGATATTTATTTCACAAAAACCAATGAAGTTTGGACCGAAAGAGAAAAAAATAGTGGAAAAAATAGAAATATTGGCGGAAAATTAGGTTTAGATTATAAAATTTCGGAGAAGTTGACAACTGGTTTTACACTTGATTTATATGCTGGAAATCGAAAAGGAACTGGTGGTACGAAAACAACGATAAATAGTTTGGATAAAAATGAATTGTTGAGTTATATTTTGAATGATCGAAATGGGAGCAAAGGCAACACGAAATACAATACACTGAATTATCATGTGATTTATAAAATGGATACAATCGGGAAAAAATTAACCTTTGATTTTGATTGGGTTAATTTTAATAACAATAATACAAGTGTAGCTTCTAACCGATTTTTTGATTCAAATGATCTTGAAAATACAGCAGAATATCAAGGAAATAAAAGTTTGTCTGATCAAAAAGCAAATAATTATAGTTTGAATATTGATATGGAACACCCCGTTAATACTTGGAAACTAAATTATGGTGGACGTTACAGTTGGACGAAAAATAATAGCGATAATTTATTTTACAACACATCTTCTGGAACGCCTGTTTATGATGAAAAGTTGAGTAATGGTTTTTATTATGACGAAAATATTTTAGCTTTTTATGCGAGTATCGAAAAAGATATTTCAGAAAAATGGTCAGCAAAAATTGGTTTGAGATACGAAAATACTGATGCAAAAGGTTTTTCTCCACAAGAAAATCAACATGATACCTATAAATATGATGGGTTATTCCCAACGGCTTATTTGATGTATAAACCTGCTGAAAATCATTCGTTAAGTATAAATGTTGGGCGACGTATTGATCGACCTTTTATGGGACAATTGAATCCGTTTCGTACCATTTATTCGCCTTATTCTTTTGCAGAAGGAAATCCGAAGTTAAAACCTTCTTATTCGTATAATTATGAGTTGGAATATGCATACAAAGATTTGGCAATTACAACGTTATATTATAGAAATTCTACGGATGAAATCAATCAAATTGTGGTTGTAAATCCAACAGAAAATACACAAAATTGGATTCCATATAATTATGCTGATTCGGAGAGTTTTGGGATTAGTGAAAATCTAAATTTCAAGCTTGTAAAATGGTGGAAAGTCAATGGAGCGATTGATTTGTATTACAAAAAAACGAAAGGAATTATTCCAGAATATAATTATACATTGGATGGATTTAATGGAGAATTTCGTTTGACAAATAATTTAGAACTGAATAAATCTAAAACATTATTATTTAACCATACTACAAATTATTCAACAAAAACAATTGATGCGATGTCAAGAAGTCGTGCTAATTGGAGTACAGCTTTTGGTTTGAGAGCGTTATTTCTGGATAAAAAGTTTGAAGTTTCGTTTAATGTAAATAATGTATTTAAAGATAGAGCTTGGCAAGATCAAAGTTTTAGTAACGATACAAAATTTGTTTATACAGGACAATCCGCTCGTTATTATCGTGTTGGAATTCGATACAATTTCGGAAAATCATTTACGATAGAACAATCAAAAAGTAGTTCGGAAAAAGGAAGGTTATAA
- a CDS encoding DUF4303 domain-containing protein, which produces MDFNELKNKLVQSTKQAFLKIYNENPSQDLYAFALCNNDSKIAIHPSANSVEHLEKVSDEDDFCYYKYEPSEWKYDYLGAENSFQEINQMCKEIVDEHDDDEDWFYQFQNKINEKCIEVLEELKNENFFSKLIGKDIFLNFSVIDDDLNVEKQQKIITQLNDNSYKEDYFEWMTTWGKNKKRAL; this is translated from the coding sequence ATGGATTTTAATGAATTAAAAAACAAATTAGTGCAATCAACCAAACAAGCCTTTTTGAAAATTTATAACGAAAATCCTTCCCAAGACCTTTATGCTTTTGCCTTGTGCAATAACGACTCGAAAATAGCTATTCATCCTTCGGCAAATTCTGTAGAACATTTGGAAAAAGTTTCGGATGAAGACGATTTTTGTTACTACAAATACGAGCCTTCTGAATGGAAATATGATTATTTAGGAGCTGAAAACTCTTTTCAAGAAATCAATCAAATGTGCAAAGAAATCGTTGATGAACACGATGATGACGAAGATTGGTTTTATCAATTTCAGAATAAAATTAATGAAAAATGTATCGAAGTTTTAGAAGAATTAAAGAATGAAAATTTCTTTTCTAAATTAATCGGTAAAGATATTTTCTTAAACTTTTCTGTGATTGATGATGATTTGAACGTAGAAAAACAACAAAAAATTATTACTCAATTGAATGATAATTCATACAAAGAAGATTATTTTGAATGGATGACAACTTGGGGTAAAAACAAAAAAAGAGCTTTATAA
- the rpoN gene encoding RNA polymerase factor sigma-54, protein MLKQELNLKLQQKLSPQQIQLMKLVQLPTVAFEQRVKEELEENPALDDQSSEYDEDYGGEQEEWDNQSDDFGDEQVIDTSDINIDDYLSDDDIPNYKTYTNNYSDDDEDKSVPYAQGESFIEFLTSQLYTNRLTSEQFQIAEFILGNIDDDGYMRRDIKSLVDDLAFSQNIYTSPEEVENLLINYIQRMDPVGVGARDLQECLLIQLENKNQTEAVELAEKLISESFDAFTKKHYSKLMAKYDADDDELRDAISEIERLNPKPGKSFSSSSKIVEQITPDFTIHINDGDLELSLNGRNVPELKISSAFAEMLDTYKKTENKSNQQKEAVMFVKQKLDSAKWFIDAVQQRRNTLLYTMEAIMKFQKEYFLTGDETKIKPMILKDISDRIGMDISTVSRVANSKYVTTPYGTFLIKDLFSESLTNDEGEEVSTREIKRILQDVIADEDKRKPLTDEKLTEILKEKGYPIARRTIAKYREQLNIPVARLRKEI, encoded by the coding sequence ATGTTAAAGCAGGAATTAAATTTAAAATTACAACAAAAACTATCGCCACAACAAATCCAATTAATGAAGTTGGTTCAACTTCCTACGGTTGCTTTTGAACAACGCGTAAAGGAAGAGTTGGAAGAAAACCCTGCTTTGGATGATCAATCTTCTGAATATGACGAAGATTACGGAGGAGAGCAGGAAGAATGGGACAATCAGAGTGATGATTTTGGCGACGAGCAAGTGATTGATACAAGTGATATCAATATTGATGATTATTTGAGCGATGATGACATCCCAAATTATAAAACGTATACGAATAATTATAGTGATGATGACGAAGATAAATCTGTTCCTTACGCGCAAGGAGAGAGCTTTATCGAGTTTTTGACATCGCAATTATATACGAATCGATTAACTTCGGAACAATTTCAAATTGCTGAATTTATCTTAGGAAATATTGACGATGATGGTTATATGCGTCGTGATATTAAATCGTTGGTTGACGATTTAGCATTCTCGCAAAATATTTACACTTCGCCAGAAGAGGTCGAAAATTTGTTGATTAATTATATTCAACGAATGGATCCAGTTGGTGTAGGTGCGCGTGATTTGCAAGAATGTTTATTGATTCAATTAGAAAATAAAAATCAAACAGAAGCAGTAGAATTAGCCGAAAAATTAATTTCAGAATCGTTTGATGCATTTACGAAAAAGCATTATTCGAAATTGATGGCAAAATATGATGCGGATGATGATGAGTTGCGTGATGCAATTTCGGAGATTGAACGTTTGAATCCAAAACCAGGAAAATCATTTTCGAGTAGTAGTAAAATTGTAGAGCAAATAACGCCAGATTTTACGATTCATATCAACGATGGCGATTTAGAATTGTCGTTAAATGGACGTAATGTACCAGAATTGAAAATTTCGAGTGCGTTTGCAGAAATGTTAGATACATACAAAAAAACCGAAAATAAATCGAATCAACAGAAAGAAGCTGTGATGTTTGTCAAACAAAAGTTAGATTCTGCGAAATGGTTTATTGATGCGGTTCAGCAACGCCGTAACACGCTTTTGTACACAATGGAAGCGATTATGAAATTTCAAAAAGAGTATTTCTTAACAGGAGATGAAACGAAAATTAAACCGATGATTTTGAAAGATATTTCAGACAGAATTGGAATGGATATTTCGACAGTTTCTCGTGTAGCGAATTCTAAATATGTCACAACGCCTTACGGAACATTTTTGATAAAAGATTTGTTCTCAGAATCGTTAACAAATGATGAAGGTGAAGAAGTTTCGACGCGCGAAATTAAACGAATTTTGCAAGATGTAATTGCAGATGAAGACAAACGTAAACCTTTGACAGACGAAAAATTAACTGAAATTTTAAAAGAAAAAGGTTATCCAATTGCTCGTCGTACAATTGCAAAATATCGTGAACAATTAAATATTCCGGTTGCGAGATTGAGAAAAGAAATCTAA
- the asnS gene encoding asparagine--tRNA ligase gives MQSYGIKALLEKGKDLLLQEVVVNGWVRSFRSNRFIALNDGSTINNIQVVVDFENFDESIIKQISTAASLQVKGEVVESEGAGQDIEIVAKEIKILGTAPSDDLKGTILQPKQHSLEILREQAHLRFRTNVFAATMRVRNALMFGIHKYFNENGFVYINTPIITGSDAEGAGEMFHITNLDMENLPKNEEGKVDYTQDFFGKSTNLTVSGQLEGETAAMGLGKIYTFGPTFRAENSNTSRHLAEFWMIEPEVAFFRLDQNMDLAEDFMKSVITYAMETCKDDLKFLAERFDKEQKQKPEAERSELGLIERLEYVLNNKFIRLTYTEAIDILKDSKPNKKGKFKYPIEGWGADLQSEHERYLVEKHFKTPVILFDYPAEIKAFYMRMNDDGKTVRAMDVLFPGIGEIIGGSEREERLEVLDEKMEKFGIDKEELWWYRDTRRFGSVPHSGFGLGLERLVLFVTGMGNIRDVIPFPRTPNNAEF, from the coding sequence ATGCAATCGTACGGAATTAAAGCCTTATTAGAAAAAGGCAAGGATTTGTTGCTACAGGAAGTAGTTGTAAATGGATGGGTAAGATCGTTCAGAAGTAATCGTTTCATCGCGTTGAATGACGGTTCTACAATTAATAATATTCAAGTAGTAGTAGATTTCGAAAATTTTGACGAATCAATTATAAAACAAATTTCTACAGCAGCTTCTTTACAAGTTAAAGGAGAAGTGGTAGAAAGTGAAGGAGCAGGTCAAGATATTGAAATTGTTGCGAAAGAAATCAAAATTTTAGGAACTGCGCCATCTGATGATTTAAAAGGAACTATTTTACAACCAAAACAACACAGTTTAGAAATTTTGCGAGAGCAAGCACATTTACGTTTCAGAACGAATGTTTTTGCTGCCACTATGCGTGTTCGTAATGCGTTAATGTTCGGAATTCACAAGTATTTCAACGAAAATGGATTCGTTTACATCAACACACCAATTATTACAGGATCTGATGCTGAAGGAGCAGGAGAGATGTTTCATATCACAAACTTGGATATGGAAAACTTGCCTAAAAACGAAGAAGGAAAAGTAGATTATACACAAGATTTCTTTGGTAAATCGACTAACTTAACGGTTTCTGGACAGTTAGAAGGAGAAACTGCAGCAATGGGATTAGGGAAAATTTATACATTTGGACCTACTTTCCGTGCAGAAAACTCGAATACTTCTCGTCACTTAGCTGAATTCTGGATGATTGAACCAGAAGTTGCGTTTTTCCGTTTAGATCAAAATATGGATTTGGCAGAAGATTTTATGAAATCTGTTATCACTTATGCAATGGAAACGTGTAAAGATGATTTGAAATTCTTAGCTGAACGTTTTGACAAAGAACAAAAACAAAAACCAGAAGCAGAGCGTTCTGAATTAGGTTTAATTGAGCGTTTAGAATATGTTTTAAATAACAAATTCATTCGTTTAACTTATACAGAAGCAATTGATATCTTAAAAGATTCTAAACCAAATAAAAAAGGTAAATTCAAATATCCAATCGAAGGTTGGGGAGCAGATTTACAATCAGAACACGAACGTTATTTAGTTGAGAAACACTTCAAAACGCCAGTTATTTTATTTGATTATCCTGCAGAAATCAAAGCATTTTATATGCGTATGAATGATGACGGAAAAACAGTTCGTGCAATGGACGTTTTATTCCCTGGAATAGGAGAAATTATCGGAGGTTCTGAGCGTGAAGAACGTTTAGAAGTTTTAGACGAAAAAATGGAAAAATTCGGAATCGATAAAGAAGAATTATGGTGGTACCGCGACACAAGACGTTTCGGTTCTGTGCCACATTCAGGTTTCGGTTTAGGTTTAGAGCGTTTGGTATTATTCGTTACAGGAATGGGTAACATTCGTGACGTAATTCCTTTCCCTAGAACACCGAATAACGCTGAATTTTAA